In Anoplopoma fimbria isolate UVic2021 breed Golden Eagle Sablefish chromosome 22, Afim_UVic_2022, whole genome shotgun sequence, a genomic segment contains:
- the slitrk6 gene encoding SLIT and NTRK-like protein 6 → MTTARLLNKQISQTEMLPCIIFIGLFLTAARSQDIHPSQASSSISESCDSLCSCEGKDGILHLNCEQRNISKISQIKVPAGVPFHLNLYKNDLVELRAEEMEGLKNALSLHIGGNSIQELEPGVFSSLGSLKKLHINSNFLVTLKEDTFQGLVNLEFLQADTNFIRVIEPGAFNKLIRLKVLILNDNSIEFLPNNIFRFVPLTHLDLRGNTLQTLPYVGFLEHIGRIMELLLEDNEWVCDCDILHLKIWMENMRAQSAIGDVVCSSPHHLKGTILAKVKRDVLCPSHADINLEEPSKSLDMVVTPSSKVNPKLIDAKDDAKVPTPSHIPGSPCVEHCSCHNHPVAGFLMHCQDRGIQKVSDIGILQQSPTKLVMTGNMIQKLLKYDFVTYDSLELLNLANNRIDFIDNETFLSLSSLKKLYLNGNRIEKLFSTMFVGLHNLEYLYLEYNLIKEIAPGTFNPLPNLKLLSLNNNLLSSLPAQIFRNVPLTKLNLRKNLLMHLPVSNVLDQLDSLEQIYLEDNPWDCSCDLLSLKQWVEKLRKDTVVGSILCHTPKKVMQAELRSLRHEILCSGLGTYYPMSPDVEESVTATLGPDSAGKGLFSSLTDTVPLSVLILSLLMIILMIIFCSAGLVVFVVHRRRRRAKKKAAEEQPRENNSSSPIHLHYSMYGQKTTHHTLTQRTGSATLYEERSHSPIVQICRNPTYCSQHKEHDTDLDYGLEEPGAKHHLCRSIMEKENTSPLTGNPSSKFRPMTGECPAEFVTLGNPNALYRNILEREKELQHLGITEYLRKNMPQLQSAVDMQVPGHQEELKLMEAIMYSRPRKVMLEQTKNEYFELKANLHTEPDYLEVLEHQTAFN, encoded by the exons ATGACCACCGCCAGACTTCTGAACAA ACAGATATCTCAGACCGAAATGCTGCCCTGCATCATTTTCATCGGCTTGTTTCTCACCGCAGCCCGATCCCAAGATATCCATCCCTCACAGGCATCATCCTCTATAAGTGAGTCTTGTGACTCCTTGTGCTCCTGCGAGGGGAAAGATGGCATCCTTCATCTAAACTGTGAGCAGAGAAACATCAGCAAAATCTCCCAAATCAAAGTCCCGGCAGGTGTGCCCTTCCACCTGAACCTTTACAAAAATGACTTGGTTGAGCTCCGTGCCGAGGAAATGGAAGGGCTTAAGAATGCCCTTTCACTGCACATCGGGGGTAATAGCATTCAAGAGCTGGAACCAGGGGTCTTTAGCAGTCTCGGTTCACTGAAAAAACTCCATATAAATAGCAATTTTCTCGTCACTCTGAAAGAGGACACTTTTCAAGGCCTGGTGAATTTGGAGTTTCTCCAAGCTGACACAAATTTCATTCGGGTCATCGAGCCCGGGGCCTTCAACAAACTGATCCGCCTCAAGGTCCTCATCCTCAATGATAATTCCATCGAGTTTTTACCTAACAACATTTTCCGGTTCGTGCCCCTCACCCACTTGGACTTACGTGGCAACACACTCCAGACACTGCCTTATGTCGGCTTTTTGGAGCACATCGGACGGATTATGGAACTTCTCCTGGAGGACAACGAGTGGGTGTGCGACtgtgatattttacatttaaaaatctgGATGGAGAACATGAGGGCCCAGTCGGCAATCGGGGATGTGGTCTGCAGCTCACCACATCACCTTAAGGGCACCATTCTGGCTAAAGTCAAGCGTGACGTTCTCTGCCCGTCCCATGCAGATATTAACCTGGAGGAGCCGTCAAAGTCGCTGGATATGGTCGTCACTCCCTCATCCAAAGTGAACCCCAAGTTGATCGACGCCAAAGATGACGCCAAGGTGCCGACGCCGTCTCACATTCCTGGCAGCCCTTGTGTGGAGCACTGTTCCTGTCACAATCACCCTGTGGCTGGGTTTTTGATGCATTGTCAGGACAGAGGAATTCAAAAGGTATCAGATATCGGTATACTTCAGCAAAGCCCCACTAAGCTGGTCATGACAGGAAATATGATTCAGAAACTCTTGAAGTACGATTTTGTCACATACGACAGTTTAGAATTGCTAAACTTGGCGAACAACAGAATTGATTTCATTGATAATGAAACATTCCTTAGCTTGAGCAGTTtgaaaaaactgtatttgaaCGGCAACCGAATTGAAAAACTGTTCTCCACAATGTTTGTTGGTCTCCACAACCTTGAATACCTGTATCTGGAATACAACCTTATCAAAGAGATTGCTCCAGGCACATTTAATCCCCTGCCCAACCTGAAGCTGTTGTCATTAAATAACAACCTGCTCAGCTCTCTTCCAGCGCAGATATTTCGCAATGTGCCCCTCACCAAATTAAACCTGAGGAAAAATCTACTTATGCACCTGCCAGTGAGCAACGTGCTTGATCAACTCGACTCGCTGGAGCAAATTTATTTAGAGGACAACCCCTGGGACTGCAGCTGTGACTTGCTCAGCCTCAAACAATGGGTGGAGAAACTCAGAAAGGACACAGTGGTTGGCTCCATTTTGTGTCACACCCCGAAGAAAGTGATGCAGGCCGAACTAAGGAGCCTTCGTCACGAGATTCTATGTTCTGGGTTAGGGACCTACTACCCTATGTCCCCAGACGTGGAGGAGAGCGTGACGGCCACCCTTGGGCCCGACAGCGCTGGCAAGGGTTTATTCAGCTCACTCACGGACACTGTCCCACTCTCTGTGCTCATCTTAAGCCTTCTCATGATTATCCTCATGATTATATTCTGCTCGGCCGGATTGGTGGTGTTTGTTGTGCACCGGCGGCGGAGAAGGgcaaagaaaaaagcagcagaggagcagccaagggaaaacaacagcagcagccccATTCACCTACACTACAGCATGTACGGGCAGAAAACCACACACCACACTCTGACACAAAGAACAGGGTCCGCCACTCTGTACGAAGAGAGATCCCACAGTCCCATTGTCCAGATCTGTCGCAACCCCACCTACTGCTCCCAGCACAAGGAACACGACACCGATTTGGATTACGGCCTCGAAGAACCCGGCGCCAAGCATCACCTCTGCCGGAGCATCATGGAGAAGGAGAACACGTCTCCGCTCACGGGAAACCCCAGCTCAAAGTTCCGACCGATGACCGGAGAGTGCCCTGCAGAGTTCGTCACTCTGGGAAATCCCAACGCCTTGTACAGGAACATtctggagagggagaaggagctGCAACACCTTGGAATTACGGAGTACCTTAGGAAAAACATGCCCCAGCTTCAGTCTGCTGTAGACATGCAGGTCCCAGGGCACCAGGAGGAGTTAAAGCTAATGGAGGCAATTATGTACTCACGACCACGCAAGGTCATGCTTGAGCAAACTAAGAACGAGTACTTTGAACTCAAGGCTAACTTGCATACTGAGCCAGACTATTTGGAGGTTCTGGAGCATCAAACTGCATTTAACTGA